The following coding sequences are from one Diabrotica virgifera virgifera chromosome 2, PGI_DIABVI_V3a window:
- the LOC114334516 gene encoding charged multivesicular body protein 5, giving the protein MNRLFGKGKPKEPGPSITDVISGVDQRAEGVEKKINALENDLRKFRDQMSKMREGPAKNAVKQKALRILKQKKMYEGQLENLRGQSFNMEQANFAHQALKDTQVTVVAMRDGMKEMKKEFKKINIDDIDDVQDELADMLEQADEVQEALGRTYNTVDVDEDELAAELDALGDEMALDDDQSYLDNVLNAPEAPSTKPEAAAIGNKGGKDTVPVDEFGLPQLK; this is encoded by the exons atgaatcgTTTATTCGGAAAAGGAAAACCAAAGGAACCAGGTCCAAGTATAACTGACGTTATATCAGGG GTGGATCAAAGAGCTGAAggtgtagagaaaaaaattaatgcCTTAGAAAATGACTTGCGTAAATTTAGAGACCAAATGTCTAAAATGCGAGAGGGGCCTGCCAAAAATGCTGTTAAACAGAAGGCCCTCAGGATTCTCAAGCAGAAAAAGATGTATGAAGGTCAGCTAGAGAATTTAAGGGGCCAGTCCTTCAACATGGAGCAAGCTAACTTTGCACATCAAGCATTGAAAGATACTCAAGTCACAGTAGTAGCTATGAGAGATGGTATGAAAGAAATGAAAAAGGAGTTTAAGAAGATTAACATTGATGATATAGAT GATGTGCAAGATGAACTAGCTGATATGTTAGAACAAGCCGATGAAGTACAGGAAGCATTAGGCAGAACCTATAATACTGTCGATGTAGATGAAGATGAACTGGCTGCAGAGCTGGATGCCTTAGGAGATGAAATGGCATTGGATGATGATCAGAGCTACCTGGATAATGTTCTCAACGCCCCTGAAGCACCTTCAACGAAACCAGAAGCAGCCGCTATTGGAAATAAAGGTGGCAAG GATACAGTACCAGTTGACGAGTTTGGGTTGCCACAGCTGAAGTAG